From Sediminibacterium sp. TEGAF015, a single genomic window includes:
- a CDS encoding TrmH family RNA methyltransferase, translating into MRQSGLTIVMENVHDPHNIYAAMRTCDAVGIQDIYVLNTELPRSGYFGIKSSSSANKWLTVHQFDDVALCFEALRKEYDCIYTTFLGEASASLYELDFTKKVALVFGNEHNGVSEAARNLADGNFVIPQVGMIPSLNISVACAVSIYEAYRQRKEAGLYNQEVSLHPNADSIRALWSSYSAD; encoded by the coding sequence ATGAGACAATCCGGGCTTACGATTGTAATGGAAAATGTGCATGATCCACATAATATTTACGCAGCCATGCGCACCTGTGATGCTGTTGGTATTCAGGATATTTATGTTTTGAATACGGAATTGCCCCGATCAGGGTATTTTGGCATCAAAAGCAGTAGCAGTGCCAATAAGTGGCTAACTGTACATCAGTTTGACGATGTGGCGCTATGTTTTGAGGCGCTAAGAAAAGAGTATGATTGTATTTATACTACTTTTTTGGGGGAAGCTAGTGCTTCCTTATACGAGCTTGATTTTACCAAAAAAGTGGCATTGGTATTTGGGAATGAACACAATGGGGTATCTGAAGCGGCCCGCAATCTTGCAGATGGTAATTTTGTGATTCCTCAGGTAGGAATGATTCCCAGTTTAAATATATCTGTGGCCTGTGCTGTTTCTATTTATGAAGCCTACAGACAAAGGAAAGAAGCCGGGCTCTACAATCAGGAGGTCTCTCTCCATCCAAATGCGGACAGTATTCGTGCACTTTGGTCTAGTTATTCGGCGGATTGA
- the secG gene encoding preprotein translocase subunit SecG: protein MIYLFLVLIVIAAVGLGFMVLIQNPKGGGLAGNVGGISNQLMGVKQTTDVLEKGTWIFAGIIAVLALFSTLFLKGGGNDVNTEVLQKINTTTTAPAPATNQAAPAATVPATTDSSKK from the coding sequence ATGATTTATCTGTTTTTGGTTCTGATTGTGATTGCTGCGGTTGGTCTTGGTTTTATGGTTCTAATCCAAAATCCTAAAGGCGGTGGCCTTGCTGGAAATGTAGGCGGTATCAGCAATCAATTAATGGGAGTTAAACAAACTACCGACGTTTTGGAAAAAGGTACCTGGATTTTCGCTGGTATTATTGCCGTATTAGCATTGTTCTCTACGCTATTTTTAAAGGGTGGTGGTAACGATGTAAATACTGAAGTATTGCAGAAAATCAATACAACTACAACAGCTCCTGCACCTGCAACTAATCAGGCAGCACCTGCAGCAACTGTGCCAGCTACAACAGATAGCAGCAAGAAATAG
- a CDS encoding queuosine precursor transporter, giving the protein MISKILNDKPTKLFLGITAFFVANALIAECIGGKIFSLEKLLGISPFNFTILGQSGLAFNLTCGVLLWPLEFVITDIVNEYYGPKSVKRISYTAVVLILYAFIMFYAAMEIPPADFWILSGVDKGVTNMQSAFGSIFGQGMWIIVGSLTAFLVSQIVDVTVFHKIKKRTGEKWVWLRATGSTMVSQMVDSFVVLFIAFKIGNGWSWQLVLAIAVVNYLYKFTMAILLTPLIYFLEKKIESYLGKEQAQKMKKEAMGISNE; this is encoded by the coding sequence GTGATCAGTAAAATTTTAAACGACAAGCCAACCAAGCTATTTCTTGGCATTACCGCATTTTTTGTTGCCAATGCCCTGATTGCCGAGTGTATTGGTGGAAAGATATTTTCACTAGAGAAATTATTGGGTATTTCCCCATTCAATTTCACCATACTGGGTCAATCAGGACTCGCATTCAACCTGACTTGTGGCGTTTTGCTCTGGCCGCTCGAATTTGTAATCACAGATATTGTGAATGAATATTACGGCCCTAAGTCGGTTAAGCGAATTAGTTATACAGCTGTGGTGCTTATTCTCTATGCCTTTATTATGTTTTATGCTGCTATGGAAATACCGCCGGCAGATTTCTGGATTTTATCCGGCGTAGATAAAGGGGTAACAAATATGCAATCTGCTTTCGGAAGCATTTTCGGGCAGGGGATGTGGATTATTGTGGGGAGTCTGACTGCTTTCTTGGTTAGTCAGATTGTAGATGTAACTGTCTTTCATAAAATTAAAAAAAGAACCGGTGAAAAGTGGGTTTGGTTGAGGGCAACGGGCTCCACCATGGTATCTCAAATGGTAGATAGTTTTGTGGTTTTGTTTATTGCATTTAAAATTGGGAATGGCTGGAGCTGGCAACTGGTTCTTGCAATTGCAGTAGTGAATTATCTCTATAAATTTACGATGGCTATTTTGTTAACCCCACTTATTTATTTTCTGGAAAAGAAAATTGAAAGTTATCTGGGTAAAGAACAGGCACAGAAAATGAAAAAGGAAGCGATGGGTATATCAAATGAATAG
- the lptE gene encoding LPS assembly lipoprotein LptE, which translates to MILTNKIKYCFFTATIILVVLLQGCFVYKFNDAVIPTNVKTVKIGFIDNKARYVNPQLSPKLTDKLQAKITSQTKLTRTNNDDADYVINGSITNYDPSQTVGVSAQQASTNRLTVTVHIVLRKTLENKVEEFDVTRSFDFSANLTLQQAEGQLLDEVIRNITDEIFNRIFNNW; encoded by the coding sequence ATGATATTGACGAATAAAATAAAGTATTGCTTCTTTACTGCAACCATCATCCTCGTAGTTTTACTGCAAGGATGCTTTGTTTATAAATTCAATGATGCTGTTATACCTACAAATGTAAAAACAGTAAAGATTGGTTTTATTGACAACAAAGCCAGGTATGTAAATCCGCAACTGAGTCCCAAACTAACAGACAAATTGCAAGCTAAGATTACCAGTCAAACTAAACTTACTAGAACCAACAATGACGATGCCGATTATGTAATTAATGGCAGCATCACCAATTACGATCCCAGTCAGACTGTGGGTGTATCTGCTCAGCAGGCTAGCACCAACCGATTAACTGTTACGGTTCACATTGTACTTAGAAAGACCCTTGAGAATAAAGTAGAAGAATTTGATGTTACCAGAAGTTTTGACTTCTCAGCCAATTTAACGTTACAGCAGGCCGAGGGACAACTACTAGACGAAGTAATTCGGAATATCACAGATGAAATCTTCAACCGAATATTTAATAACTGGTAA
- a CDS encoding YfhO family protein, whose translation MNRINWKAIMPHALAVVIFFVVALIYCKPALEGKVLQQHDVTQWKGMAQNSFQSKEKTGHFPLWSNGMFSGMPAYQITGISENPISVGYLGDIFLVGLPKPVGVFFLACLCFYFLTQVLSINAYIGIISALGYTYATYNPIILAAGHDTKMNAIAYLPAIIASLILIYDKKYIAGTALTALFTALLLGANHLQITYYGFIIILFMSVAFAVKCIKEKESSHLLKSAGLAIMAAALGIMVNAVTLITTYEYAKKSIRGGSVLADSTTNVTKTGLSKDYAMSYSMYKTEPLVMMFPRFYGGSSNQLELAQEKSAAIAALQNMPAELGQQLQGYLHFYWGGIEGTDGPPYAGAIICFLALLGLVMVDRKYTYWMAAAMVFTLLLSWGKYLEGFNIAMLKYLPMYDKFRAPSMILVVPTFLMCMLAALSLDTITKEASPSILWEKYKKGLWVVGSVFAIAAIVYLTADFSNASDKMLLEQIAKIPDASQRAQLEAPVKSFVEGLRSDRQTLAMNDMLRTLLFSLVAALAVFAVIKQKIKPLYAIIAIGIFALIDVFGINTKYLNENNYQDAVEYENNFTPSLADLQILKDTGYYRVLNVTQGISSAFNGGALSSYFHKSIGGYHPAKLSIYQDLIERQLYKFPNCIPVLNMLNTKYIIVPDQQSGQPSVQQNPQALGAAWLVKSLQFKESPVAIMDELSNFNPSETAVLYQKDKTAIGAIQYDSTASIQLVKAENDQMSYAFNAATNQFAVFSEVFYDAGWKAYVDDKETPIFQTNYVLRGIQIPAGKHNIEFRFEPASYSVGSKAAIGSSVIIWLLLIGALAGAFRKPKNA comes from the coding sequence ATGAACAGGATCAATTGGAAAGCGATTATGCCGCATGCGCTGGCGGTGGTGATTTTTTTTGTAGTGGCGCTTATTTATTGCAAACCTGCCCTGGAAGGAAAGGTTCTGCAACAGCACGATGTTACCCAATGGAAGGGGATGGCACAGAATTCCTTTCAGTCAAAGGAAAAAACAGGTCATTTTCCCCTTTGGAGTAATGGAATGTTCAGTGGGATGCCTGCCTATCAAATTACCGGCATCAGTGAGAACCCTATTTCAGTTGGCTATTTGGGAGATATATTTTTAGTGGGTCTTCCAAAACCAGTGGGTGTATTCTTTCTGGCCTGCCTTTGCTTTTATTTCCTTACGCAGGTTTTAAGCATCAATGCCTATATCGGAATCATCAGTGCATTGGGATATACCTATGCTACTTATAATCCAATTATTCTGGCTGCAGGGCACGATACCAAGATGAATGCCATTGCCTATTTACCTGCCATCATTGCCTCATTAATTTTAATCTACGATAAAAAATACATTGCAGGTACCGCATTAACAGCCCTGTTCACGGCATTGCTGCTGGGTGCCAATCACCTGCAGATTACCTATTATGGTTTTATCATCATTCTGTTCATGAGTGTTGCTTTTGCAGTTAAATGCATAAAAGAAAAGGAAAGCTCTCATTTATTAAAATCAGCGGGCCTAGCCATTATGGCGGCCGCACTCGGAATCATGGTGAATGCCGTAACCCTGATTACCACTTATGAATATGCCAAAAAATCCATTCGTGGCGGTAGTGTATTGGCCGACAGTACCACCAATGTAACCAAGACTGGTCTAAGCAAAGACTATGCAATGAGCTATAGTATGTATAAAACTGAGCCCCTGGTAATGATGTTTCCAAGGTTCTATGGGGGAAGCAGCAATCAGCTGGAACTGGCTCAGGAAAAATCCGCTGCCATTGCAGCCCTTCAAAATATGCCTGCGGAACTGGGGCAACAATTGCAAGGCTATTTACATTTCTATTGGGGAGGGATTGAAGGTACTGATGGGCCTCCTTATGCAGGTGCCATCATCTGCTTTTTAGCCTTATTGGGACTGGTAATGGTAGACAGGAAATATACTTACTGGATGGCTGCAGCCATGGTCTTTACCTTGTTGCTTAGTTGGGGTAAATACCTGGAAGGTTTCAATATTGCCATGCTCAAGTATCTGCCCATGTACGATAAATTTAGGGCACCTAGTATGATTCTGGTTGTCCCCACTTTTTTAATGTGTATGCTGGCAGCACTTAGTTTAGATACTATTACAAAAGAAGCTAGCCCTTCTATACTTTGGGAAAAATATAAAAAAGGCCTCTGGGTAGTTGGTAGTGTATTTGCGATTGCAGCCATTGTATATCTGACTGCTGATTTCAGTAATGCTTCAGATAAGATGTTACTTGAGCAAATTGCCAAAATTCCGGATGCATCACAAAGAGCTCAATTGGAAGCGCCGGTAAAAAGTTTTGTAGAAGGCTTACGGTCAGACAGACAAACACTGGCAATGAACGATATGCTCAGGACGCTTTTGTTCAGCCTGGTTGCGGCATTGGCAGTTTTTGCCGTCATCAAACAAAAAATTAAGCCGCTGTATGCAATTATTGCAATTGGCATTTTTGCCTTGATTGATGTATTTGGCATTAATACAAAATACCTGAATGAAAATAATTACCAGGATGCTGTAGAGTATGAAAATAATTTTACACCTTCCCTTGCAGACCTGCAAATATTAAAAGATACAGGATATTATAGGGTATTGAATGTAACCCAGGGGATTTCAAGTGCTTTTAACGGAGGCGCACTCAGCTCTTATTTTCACAAATCCATTGGTGGGTACCATCCTGCCAAACTCAGTATTTATCAGGATTTAATTGAACGTCAGTTGTATAAATTTCCGAATTGTATACCCGTTTTAAATATGCTGAATACGAAGTATATCATAGTACCAGATCAACAAAGCGGTCAACCTTCGGTACAGCAGAACCCGCAAGCACTGGGTGCTGCTTGGCTGGTGAAGTCTTTACAATTTAAAGAATCACCTGTCGCAATTATGGATGAACTAAGCAATTTTAATCCCTCAGAAACAGCTGTACTTTATCAAAAAGACAAAACTGCCATCGGCGCTATTCAATATGATAGCACTGCCAGCATACAACTGGTAAAAGCAGAAAATGATCAGATGAGTTATGCTTTCAATGCTGCTACTAATCAGTTTGCAGTTTTCAGTGAAGTATTCTATGATGCAGGGTGGAAAGCCTATGTTGATGACAAGGAGACTCCTATCTTTCAAACCAACTATGTTTTAAGAGGCATTCAGATTCCTGCTGGGAAACACAATATTGAATTCCGTTTTGAACCTGCTTCTTATTCAGTTGGATCAAAAGCAGCCATTGGGTCCTCTGTTATCATCTGGCTGCTGTTAATAGGTGCCTTAGCTGGAGCTTTCAGAAAACCTAAGAACGCCTAA
- a CDS encoding DUF3078 domain-containing protein, translating to MRIFFLWLTLLLTTGFIVRGQDNVVQALKREINRTIKKDNDTTGWKWKRGGLFSFNLAQGSLSNWAAGGDNFSLSANGYMNYFILYKQKRHFWDNSVDINLGYIQSTSLGSRKNDDRIDYLSKYGYKMDSSGKWYVSTLINFRSQFFDGYTFNNNIPTFTSSLLSPAYIILSAGFDYKPDPYLSVFISPLTSRWIVLANKALSDRGGYGVPPGAGSFNQIGAFVTLNYSNEIAKNITYKGKMDLFSNYQNSPQNVDLFMTNLFSFKINKFFSATYSLDLIYDDDVRLFGPTKKSPGLQTKSLIGIGFLKPINTKKS from the coding sequence ATGAGAATATTTTTCCTGTGGTTAACCCTTTTGTTAACAACCGGATTTATTGTGAGAGGGCAGGACAATGTGGTTCAGGCATTAAAAAGAGAGATCAATCGAACAATAAAAAAGGACAATGACACAACAGGCTGGAAATGGAAAAGAGGGGGGCTATTCAGTTTCAATCTTGCTCAAGGCTCATTGAGCAACTGGGCTGCAGGGGGTGATAATTTTTCCCTGTCTGCCAATGGCTACATGAATTATTTTATTCTATACAAGCAGAAGCGTCATTTCTGGGATAATTCAGTCGATATTAATCTGGGATATATCCAAAGCACTAGTTTGGGGAGTCGTAAAAATGATGACCGTATTGACTATTTAAGCAAATACGGATATAAAATGGACTCGTCCGGAAAATGGTATGTTTCTACGCTGATTAATTTCAGATCACAGTTTTTTGATGGGTATACCTTCAATAACAATATTCCAACCTTTACTTCTTCGCTCCTTTCACCCGCATATATTATTTTGTCAGCTGGTTTTGATTATAAACCCGATCCTTATTTATCGGTTTTTATTTCCCCACTTACATCAAGATGGATTGTGCTTGCAAACAAAGCATTATCTGACCGCGGGGGATATGGTGTGCCACCGGGTGCAGGATCTTTTAATCAGATAGGTGCTTTTGTCACGCTGAATTACAGCAATGAAATTGCCAAGAACATCACTTATAAGGGTAAGATGGATCTCTTTTCCAATTACCAGAACAGTCCGCAGAATGTGGACCTTTTTATGACGAATTTATTCTCGTTCAAAATCAATAAATTCTTTTCGGCTACTTACAGTCTCGACTTAATTTATGACGATGATGTAAGATTGTTTGGCCCCACCAAAAAATCTCCAGGATTACAGACCAAAAGTCTGATTGGGATTGGCTTTTTAAAGCCAATCAATACAAAAAAAAGCTAA
- a CDS encoding YihY/virulence factor BrkB family protein, producing the protein MTKLERIIVSWPPIAFLIRKSKTFIIPGFQGIPLYDVIVFFIKQVNKIGLNERAAAISFNLIMALPATILFLFSILPYFPDFLNIKPQILTLFKDISPNSNTYRFIENIIDDLMQRSIGVFSFGFLLVVYYASNAMMSLILTFDRSIMEHKRFFLHQRWKAIQLTTLIIILLIASTLILLGQAQLTYLIGKLFGLKKSAMPWLNSIRWLVIMALFFYSIAFIYKYAPSVKIRWKLISPGSLLATTLIVGTTLIFSYWVNNFGSYNKVYGSIGTVMILMILAYFNSLILLIGFELNVSITYLTQKAAQRKLEENQSAE; encoded by the coding sequence ATGACGAAGCTGGAAAGAATCATAGTAAGTTGGCCTCCGATTGCCTTTCTGATCAGAAAGAGTAAAACCTTTATCATTCCTGGGTTTCAGGGCATACCACTTTATGATGTCATTGTCTTTTTTATTAAGCAGGTAAATAAAATTGGGCTGAATGAAAGAGCTGCGGCCATTTCATTCAATCTGATTATGGCATTACCTGCAACAATTTTATTTCTTTTTTCTATACTCCCCTATTTCCCGGATTTTCTGAATATTAAGCCACAAATCCTTACTTTATTCAAAGACATTAGCCCTAACTCCAATACTTATCGTTTTATTGAAAATATTATAGACGATCTGATGCAAAGAAGCATTGGGGTTTTCTCTTTTGGTTTTTTATTGGTAGTCTATTATGCTTCCAATGCAATGATGTCTTTAATCCTGACATTTGACCGTTCTATTATGGAACATAAACGTTTTTTTCTTCATCAACGTTGGAAAGCCATTCAATTAACCACATTGATTATTATTTTACTGATTGCTTCTACGCTGATTTTACTGGGTCAAGCTCAACTCACTTATTTAATTGGCAAACTTTTCGGGCTTAAAAAGTCCGCTATGCCTTGGCTAAACAGCATTCGATGGCTAGTGATAATGGCTTTGTTTTTTTACAGCATTGCTTTCATATACAAATATGCACCTTCTGTAAAAATCAGATGGAAACTGATTTCACCAGGATCCTTACTGGCAACTACTTTAATTGTAGGTACTACGCTTATTTTTTCTTACTGGGTAAATAATTTCGGCAGCTACAATAAAGTGTACGGATCCATTGGTACCGTCATGATCCTGATGATTCTTGCCTACTTCAATTCATTGATTTTGTTAATCGGATTTGAATTAAATGTGAGTATCACTTACTTAACGCAAAAAGCTGCGCAGCGAAAACTCGAAGAAAATCAATCCGCCGAATAA
- a CDS encoding sigma-54 interaction domain-containing protein: MDLQSIKNRFGIIGNSTALNHALNTAVQVAATDLTVLIVGESGVGKEVFSQIIHSLSSRKHNPFIAVNCGAIPEGTIDSELFGHEKGAFTGAVDSRKGYFETVNGGTLFMDEIGEMPLGTQARLLRVLETGEFIRVGSSKVQKTDVRVIAATNRELLDFTQKGKFREDLYYRLSTVPIRVSSLRDRKEDILLLFRKFAVDFAERYKTTPVQLDEDARQMLINYPWPGNIRELKNIAEQISVLSQSNMVNGREMSLFLPDKKENRMPMIAGAPATGEFANEREILYKLFFDMKKDVTELKKMFVEILQNPSLAGAAANFTKESILNDYSPAVNEVPIINTVNAGNSPVNSGSNLLPSQHTVTSAPVILHEDAIQMHEEIEESLNIMDKEKELIVKALKKHRGKRKDASIDLGISERTLYRKLKEYDIDE; this comes from the coding sequence ATGGATTTACAAAGTATAAAAAATCGTTTTGGCATTATTGGTAATTCTACCGCACTGAATCATGCATTAAATACCGCTGTGCAGGTGGCTGCCACCGATTTAACGGTATTAATTGTAGGGGAAAGCGGTGTTGGTAAAGAAGTTTTTTCACAAATCATTCATTCACTTTCTTCTAGAAAGCACAATCCATTTATTGCCGTTAACTGCGGAGCTATTCCGGAAGGCACCATTGATTCCGAATTATTCGGCCACGAAAAAGGTGCATTTACAGGTGCAGTGGATAGCAGAAAAGGCTATTTTGAAACGGTGAATGGCGGTACTCTGTTCATGGATGAAATTGGCGAAATGCCATTGGGCACACAGGCTAGACTACTTCGTGTGCTGGAAACAGGCGAGTTCATTAGAGTAGGTAGCTCCAAAGTTCAGAAAACAGATGTAAGGGTAATTGCAGCAACCAACAGAGAGCTTCTGGATTTTACACAAAAAGGAAAATTCAGAGAAGACCTTTATTATAGATTAAGTACGGTACCTATCCGCGTTTCTTCATTGAGAGACCGCAAGGAAGATATTTTATTGCTATTCAGAAAATTTGCTGTTGATTTTGCGGAAAGATATAAAACCACACCGGTGCAGCTGGATGAAGATGCCAGGCAAATGCTTATCAATTATCCATGGCCTGGTAACATCAGAGAACTTAAAAATATAGCAGAACAGATATCCGTATTGAGTCAGTCGAATATGGTGAATGGAAGAGAAATGAGCCTGTTTCTTCCGGATAAAAAAGAAAACAGAATGCCCATGATTGCAGGTGCACCTGCTACCGGAGAATTTGCCAACGAAAGGGAGATTTTATACAAACTATTTTTCGATATGAAAAAAGACGTAACGGAATTGAAAAAGATGTTTGTTGAAATATTACAGAACCCTTCCCTGGCAGGCGCAGCAGCCAATTTTACAAAAGAATCCATTTTAAACGATTATTCACCTGCTGTAAATGAAGTGCCGATTATCAATACAGTAAATGCTGGCAATTCACCCGTTAATTCAGGTAGTAATCTATTGCCTTCACAACATACAGTCACTTCTGCTCCGGTGATTCTTCACGAAGATGCTATTCAAATGCATGAAGAAATAGAAGAATCCCTCAATATAATGGACAAGGAAAAAGAGTTGATTGTAAAAGCCTTGAAAAAGCACAGAGGAAAACGAAAAGATGCATCTATAGATTTGGGAATCAGCGAAAGAACCTTATACAGAAAATTGAAAGAATATGATATTGACGAATAA
- the mltG gene encoding endolytic transglycosylase MltG, producing MARKKTASKKNAPSKKGLIIVISLFAIACIGFAALFFLPATRFEEKSRMVTIYKDQTQKSAVLAAFEEAGILRFTSLLGIAGAPFNIWDKMKPGRYEIKKGQSIIDIVRMLKNGRLAEVKLIINRVRTKQEFAKLISKQFFTDSSEVLHFLQSADSLASLDLDTTLLFTKIIPDTYNFYADATMPVILEKLKAASTRFWLKNNRLQKAESLGLSPEQVYILASIVDEETNFSEDKYKIASVYLNRLAKQMPLQACPTIKYAMNDFTITRIYEKYLSNPSPYNTYRVKGLPPGPIGTPSPKTIDIVLDAPKTSYIYFVAKSDFSGYHHFSDNYEEHNRYAKEYQKKLDEYLEKKRIGK from the coding sequence ATGGCAAGAAAAAAAACTGCTTCGAAAAAAAATGCCCCTTCTAAAAAAGGGTTGATTATAGTAATTAGTCTGTTTGCAATAGCTTGTATCGGGTTTGCTGCTCTTTTCTTTCTGCCTGCAACCCGTTTTGAGGAAAAAAGCAGAATGGTAACCATATACAAGGATCAGACACAGAAATCTGCTGTGCTGGCTGCTTTTGAAGAAGCTGGAATACTTAGATTTACTTCTTTGTTAGGCATTGCCGGCGCACCTTTTAATATCTGGGATAAGATGAAACCTGGCAGATATGAAATTAAAAAAGGGCAAAGTATCATTGATATTGTAAGAATGCTAAAGAATGGAAGACTGGCCGAAGTAAAACTGATCATCAACAGAGTTAGAACCAAGCAGGAATTCGCCAAGTTAATTAGTAAACAGTTTTTTACAGATTCATCGGAAGTGCTTCATTTTTTGCAATCAGCTGATTCATTGGCTTCACTGGATCTGGACACCACTTTGCTTTTTACTAAAATCATTCCAGATACATACAATTTTTATGCTGATGCAACCATGCCTGTCATTCTGGAGAAATTAAAGGCCGCATCAACCAGATTCTGGCTAAAAAACAACAGACTGCAAAAAGCTGAATCTTTGGGATTAAGTCCTGAACAGGTGTATATATTGGCCTCTATTGTAGATGAGGAAACAAATTTTTCTGAAGACAAATATAAAATTGCCAGTGTCTATTTAAACCGGCTGGCTAAACAAATGCCATTACAGGCTTGCCCTACCATTAAATACGCAATGAACGATTTTACCATTACCCGTATTTACGAAAAGTACCTCAGCAATCCTTCGCCCTACAATACATATAGAGTAAAAGGACTTCCACCAGGTCCTATTGGCACCCCATCTCCTAAAACCATTGATATAGTTTTAGACGCTCCCAAAACCAGTTATATTTATTTTGTAGCTAAAAGCGATTTCAGTGGTTATCACCACTTCAGTGACAACTATGAAGAACACAATCGTTATGCAAAAGAATACCAGAAAAAACTTGATGAATACTTGGAGAAAAAAAGAATAGGCAAGTAA
- the miaB gene encoding tRNA (N6-isopentenyl adenosine(37)-C2)-methylthiotransferase MiaB → MELAELMNKTHDESRQGEAFQAAESPADFQKKFYIESYGCAMNFSDSEVVAAILQENQFSATPQFEMADLVLINTCSIREKAEQTIRKRLTEFRKVKKTRPGMLIGVLGCMAERLKAQLLEQEKLVDLVIGPDAYRSLPALIEEASSGQKGVNVLLSREETYGDISPVRLNSNGITAFVSITRGCNNMCSFCVVPFTRGRERSRSADSIIQEIQQLVDTGYKEVTLLGQNVDSYYWEDEEKKQMVTFANLLEMAALVSPELRIRFSTSHPKDITDDVLITMAKYENICKCIHLPVQSGSTRLLQLMNRTYSREWYLAKVDRIRELLPDCGITSDMIAGFCTETEEDHKDTLSLMDYCGFDMSYMYFYSERPGTLAARRFKDDISLEVKKRRLQEIVDKQGELSTRNNQRDIGKTFKILIEADSKRDSGDWTGRTSQNKITVFPKSSSLQKPGDYVWVNITDCTRATLLGKIVDHP, encoded by the coding sequence ATGGAACTGGCGGAATTAATGAATAAAACACACGATGAATCCAGACAGGGTGAAGCGTTTCAGGCGGCTGAATCTCCTGCTGATTTTCAAAAAAAGTTTTACATAGAAAGTTATGGTTGTGCTATGAACTTTTCGGATAGTGAAGTAGTGGCTGCCATACTACAGGAAAACCAGTTCAGCGCTACCCCTCAATTTGAGATGGCAGACCTGGTTTTAATTAATACCTGCTCTATCAGAGAAAAAGCAGAACAAACCATCAGAAAAAGACTTACTGAATTCAGAAAGGTAAAAAAGACCCGTCCGGGCATGTTGATTGGGGTGTTGGGATGCATGGCAGAAAGACTGAAAGCTCAATTACTTGAACAGGAAAAACTGGTAGATCTGGTAATTGGACCCGATGCTTACCGATCATTGCCCGCTTTAATTGAAGAAGCGTCTTCAGGACAAAAGGGGGTAAATGTATTGCTGAGCAGGGAAGAAACCTATGGAGATATTTCTCCGGTTCGTTTAAACAGCAATGGCATCACCGCATTTGTATCTATCACCAGAGGATGTAACAATATGTGTAGTTTCTGTGTGGTTCCTTTTACCCGTGGAAGAGAAAGAAGCAGATCAGCAGACTCCATTATTCAGGAGATTCAGCAGCTGGTAGATACAGGATATAAAGAAGTTACGCTTTTGGGTCAGAACGTAGATAGCTACTATTGGGAAGATGAAGAAAAAAAGCAGATGGTAACTTTTGCCAATTTGCTTGAAATGGCTGCCCTGGTAAGCCCTGAACTGAGAATTCGTTTCAGTACTTCTCACCCCAAAGACATCACAGACGATGTGCTGATAACCATGGCAAAATATGAAAATATTTGCAAGTGCATTCACTTACCTGTTCAGAGCGGAAGTACTCGACTGCTACAGTTAATGAACAGAACTTATTCCAGAGAATGGTACCTGGCTAAAGTAGACAGAATTAGAGAACTTTTACCCGACTGTGGAATTACTTCGGACATGATTGCCGGATTTTGTACTGAAACAGAAGAAGACCACAAGGATACATTGAGCCTGATGGACTACTGTGGTTTTGATATGAGCTATATGTACTTCTACAGTGAAAGACCCGGAACACTGGCTGCCAGAAGATTTAAAGACGATATTTCGCTGGAAGTAAAAAAAAGAAGGCTACAGGAAATTGTTGACAAACAAGGTGAGTTATCTACCAGAAACAATCAACGAGATATTGGTAAGACATTTAAGATATTGATTGAAGCTGACTCGAAAAGAGACTCCGGTGACTGGACAGGAAGAACCAGTCAAAATAAAATAACCGTTTTCCCAAAATCGAGCAGTCTGCAAAAACCGGGCGATTATGTTTGGGTTAACATAACAGACTGCACAAGGGCTACCCTATTGGGAAAAATAGTTGATCATCCATAA